TATCATCATGATATTTGCTATCACTGCTGTCATTGTCAGCATTGTCTTCATCGCCGccatcatcttcttcctcttcatccctgaCTCTGTGACTGTGGTTTTCTTCACTGCTACTGTCATCGTGATGCTCACTATCATCGCCATCATCTTCTCTGCGTGTATTGATGCCCACGATGTAGACGCCTGGAATGTCATTTGGCAAGTTTTTGGTCCGGACCAGCACATACGAGTGCTCGCCCTCAAAGTCATACTTCATTTTATCAAAGGTTCTGTACTCAGGGTCTCCATTTATAGTGCATTCACTGAAGCCTGTGGAACGAATAAGGAGCAAATAATATGTCGGTAAACAAGATGTAACGTAGTTTAGATATGCAGttaaatgtttgcatttacaGCACCTGTAGATCTGCAGTAGTATTCGCCCTCGTCGTTTTGAAGGCAGATGGCATTTCCATCACATTCGTCTTGGTCATCACAGTCAATCTTCCCTATTCCATCATCtttctcacattcacatttctgACTGCAGTGATCGGTGTACCACCTGTCATCGAACTGTCAAGAAAGAGAATGTACAGGTTGGACCTCAGTGTCCACATGCATTGCTCTCATAGTCTCATGCATTTGAAACATGGGTGAGTCATGTGCTATTGGTGAAAAGTTTCTCCCTCACATGATGATTGTTACCACTACTGTCCACGCAGCCACACTCTTGGATAGGGACACAACGCTGCCATTTCTGCACAAAgccatcatcacacacacatcctggcacacagctgtcactgtcactgcagGGTGGTGGGCCATTCAGGTGTCTACAGGTTGGACTGCAGGCAGGGATGCAAGTGGTGTAATGACTGTTCTGTGGGCAAGAGGATGCTaggtagagacagagaaggagaataTCCTTagacacaacagaaacacaataacaTAATAGATCTACATAACCAATGTATTCTTTACTGTTAAGTTATTTACCACTTCATCTTCATTATAGGGTCACACGTGACTGTTGGCATTGTTACCTAACATGTTACATGTAAAGTAGCATATACATTATGGGAAAGCTGTCCATGGTTTAATCGTATTCATTAAATAAGGGAATACAAATGTCTCACTTACTTGGTACAGCTGTAGTTGGTGGTTTTGGTCTAGCAGTTGTTGTAGATTGTGGTGTTACTGTAGTCTGAGGTCTTTCAGTTGGTGGATGTGGTTTAAGGGTTGTGGTGGGTTGGGGTCCAGCTGTTGTTGTGGGTTTTGGTCTCAGTGTTGTTGTGGATTGTGGTGTAGCTGTTGTGGGTTGGGGTTTACCTGTGGTTGATTGTTGTGCTATacttgatgtttgtgtttcagttggtGGTTGGGGTCTAGCTGTGGTTGGAGGTTGCGTTTTAGTTGTTGTTAATGGCTGTGGTAGAGTAGTGGTTGAAGTTTGTGGCTGCATTGTGGTTGGAGGTAGTGGCCTAGCTGAAGTGGTTTGAGTTTGTGGTTTCGCTGTAGTGGTTTGAGTTTGTGGTTTCGCTGTAGTGGTTTGAGTTTGTGGTTTCGCTGTAGTGGTTTGAGTTTGTGGTTTCGCTGTAGTGGTTTGAGTTTGATGTGTGCGTGTTGTTTGTGCCTCAGATGGAGCTGTGTCTGGTGTTTGTGACTGCATCGTGGTTGAAGGTTTTGGTTTAACTGTGGTGGTTGAATGTTCTGGTATGCTTGTTGTTTGTGACTCAAGTAGAGTTGTGTTCTGAGGTTTtggtgtagttgttgttgttgttggaggtTGTGGTTTAGCTGTAGTGGTTGAAGGATGTAAAGTGCTTGTTTGTGACTCAGACAGAGCTGTTGTTGGTGGTTTTGGCTGCATTGTGGTTGGAGGCTGTGGTTGAACTGTGGTTGTTAGTTGAGGTCTAACTGTTTGTGGTTGTGATGTAGTGGTTGGAGTTTGTAGTCTATTTGTTGTTTGTGACTCAGTGGTTTGTGGTTGTGGTCTAGCTGTGGTTGTAGTTTGTGTTATAGATGTGTGTGGCCGTGGTTGAGTTGTGGTTGAAGGCTGTGGTCTTGCTGTGGTTTCAGGTACTGGCTGTTCTGGAGTTCCAACTTCTGGGTCTCCTGAGGTTTGTGGGTGTGTTCTAGCTGTGGTTTTTGATCCAGTTGCAGCTGTTTTTATTGGCCTTGATGTTATTGGTAGCTGTggtcttgttgttgttggaaCATCAGTTCTTGTGGTCATTGGGACATCAGGATTTgaagttgttgtggttgttgtaaCTGTAGTTGTCGATGGTGGTTGTGGTTTTGATGAAGTTGTTGTGGGTTGTTGTGTGGCAGGGACCTCAGGAGCAGGGGTTGTTGGTTTAGTCAAGTCTGTAACAATTCACAATCGAGTCAGTAACTTTCAGTaagttttcagttttacttttttaGGACTACTTTGAATGTCAGGACAGAATCACCTGCACAGCGTCCACGATGAATTGATATATCATCTACGGCCACATCAGACTGATCATTGGAACCTCTACGCCCTTCAAAAATGATCTAAAAGTTGGTGCACAGGTTAATACTTAAGTATGTCTTTTACAGCATACCCATGCATTAGCAATTTTCTAACATTAGGCAGATGAGggaattaaacatgttttaataagTAACTTGCCTGGAAAGTTTCAGTTGTAGTTAAGTCCACCTGAGCCAGGTGCCACATATTTCCTTGGTCATTCCTCTTCCACCAGACACCCTCAGCCAGTCGGTCTTGGAGCAGGTAAACATGGAGGCCCATTGTATGTGCTGAGCCGTACATATGGTACCAGAACTGCAGACACTGAGGACCACTGTCAGAACACTCAGAGCTGATGAGGCGAGCTGTATCTCCATAAGTTGCACTGTTGGCCTCAATGTACAGGTAGTGACCATCTAGACGAGAGTTAAGAAGAACCAAATTTCTCAGAGAGACTTGCCATGGTCAGAATAATCTTTACCACAGTTTATTATGTCACCATTTAGAttgtaacaaaaataaattgttttacCACCAGTGTGGTCAGTAGAGGGCCCTGTCATCAGGGTGGGTGTGGTACCATTCTGCCATGTCCAGTCAAAAACATCAGTAAGCATCTGATTCCAGCTACAAAGATGGTTGTCAAAGCTACAGCCGAGGTTACAGACTGCAGGGAAACATTAGCAAAACATCTACCTGAAGTAAGCATTGAGTCTCTTACACAACTTACTAAAAATGTAGAGAATCTGTAACCCTCAATCACTGTGAACAACTGCACATTCAGTATTGATTGGACTTGACATTAACATCAATTGGTAACCAAAATTCTGCTTTTCTGAAACCACTGACCCATGAAGTATATCTTGCGTGTGCTTACCTGGGTGTGATGGGAGGACTTCCACATTTGAGGAAGGAAGCTCAGTTCCAGCAACCCGGTCAGGGAATCTGCCTAAAGTAAAAATGATTGACTTTGTTCAAAACCTGAGATATCAGTTATTATAAATTGAGACCTTGATGTTTTAGCaccaaatgaaaaaagaatTAAGTAATGGTGCAATATATTACTCCTTTTTGTAAGAGGTTAATGTCACCTGAGCATGAGCCAAAGTGGATGGAAACGTCATCTATGGCCACATCCGACAGTGCATCAGAGCCTCGGATTCCCTCTACTATGATCTGAAATGGGGGATGACCATAAAATACTATTCTTCATagtacaaaatacaaatactagTTGGTAAGAATGGCGTAGGAACTGTTGGCAACCAGTTATAACCAGTATCTCATATAGTCACACATATATTGTCAGACTTACTTGGAAAGGACCAGACACACGGATGTCAACATTTCCTGGATGCCATGTTGGTCCCTGGTTGTTCATCATGGACCACAGCTTGGTAGCTTTGTTGTCTTTGAGCAGGTAGATATTGATGGTCATTGCTGTAGCTGAACCATACATATGATACCAGAAGTGCAGACAGAGTGGGCCATTGTAATGACACTTTGGACTCATCAGACGGGCTGAGTCTCCATGGATGACACTGTCTCCCTCAATGTATATGTAGAAGCCAGCTGGAGAAACAAGAAAAACGAACAATGAGCATGAAGCATGAGCAACTAATGTCGCAACCCTACAGATGTAATAGTTTGTCCAGACACTGTGTTTTACCTCCAGTGGTGTGGTCCTTGATTGGCCCAGTTAGGTTTGAGGGGGTGGGTCCTGAATGTCTAGTCCAATCAAAACTGTCCTGTATGAGCTGCTCCCATccacacagatttttttcaaagtcACAATTCATAGGACAGACTAtgaaaaagcataaaaacacaatggaTATTGTAAGTATTATGACCTTATCTATGATAAATTACAGTTTGAAAACTAGAATTTTAGTTAAAAATAATTGTCTTCAAAACCATTATTTCACCCATCAATGTTTTTACAATGTATTCAAATACTATATATTAAAATTATGTAAATGATTTGTGGTAAGAGGCAAGCATAGTCAAGGAGGCAAGCATATTCAAATGCAATACTTGTTGTCGAAATGATATTTGTTTCTAATTTTAAATTGGATTGacattgatctttttttttcttcctgaattAGTAATGAATAAGCCTTCCCAGTCCTATATGCTCTTACAAGTCTGATCTGGTGTTGGAGAGGTTGGGGTTGTTGGAGTGGTTGAAGTGGTTTGAGGCTCAGctgaaatagaaacaaaaaagcaaacaaacaagcaagcaAGCAAAGAAAAAATTATGTTGTGTTGAATTGAGTCTACCATCCTTGCATTGTTCTTGCCCTAGGTAATATATGTTTGGcctatttaatatttttttccaaccTTGTTTGTatcacaaacaagacaaaagaaagaaagcagatgCATAGTTGGCAGATGCAATGGACCAGTTTTGCGTTGTGAtcaaaaaagtgaaaagcagGAGCAATGCACAACATTTAACAGAATGACTTACTTTAAGATTAAGAGCAAGTAAATCTTTGTCACAAATAAGAATTTGACGAATCAGACCCATTGTAAGTGCACACTGTGCACTTACAAGAGTGTGCACTTACAACAGACTTTATCTGTTATTAACGTATGTTACTAACCACaagctgtgtctgtctgccagaAGGGCAGCTCCACTCCTTCAACCTGACATGCTGTTGCATAGGACTTGAGAGATTCACATAAGGTGTGTTGGTCCCCATTTGTGGCACAATAGTCGTACACACAACTATTCAGGTAGATGTTGGGGTGAACAATTTCATGGCAGGGATTGAAGGCATCCTTCAGTAGTGTGTTACACTCATTGTAGGCATCGTTCTCTTCATCATAGTCACAGACTCTCGGTTCATTTGGATAGACAGTACACCTGGAGGGGAAAGTTTGAACAATGAAAAAGAggttaaaacatttgaaattatgGTGAAAACAATAAAGTAAGGTGTGGTGGTTTGgtattaatgtttgtgttgttagttat
Above is a window of Hippoglossus hippoglossus isolate fHipHip1 chromosome 17, fHipHip1.pri, whole genome shotgun sequence DNA encoding:
- the LOC117777935 gene encoding zonadhesin-like isoform X1, which translates into the protein MLGGVHTDLLVTLTLLFLSQTGTLCRAENDFTLAPLPEWRTNAEYVTQCSYDRQNNQICDWTRNQQIGVDVAVSIFESGPLRLEGEACLEFWYQCPVTNNGSELRALLKSSDGQEEIWTSPVLPRNSWIQVFVPLKIVKPESRVVLESVATEGRITINKIGVRRGSCGPQCESNTELWTDESTRCLCSEGQLSCSPSPCPQGQICGPQRGGSTGISTTGTCTIHSHTDCSTFDGVLFRFMAPCTYVLAKTCSPTGALPMFSVEVVNEQNGNSSLPAIQQVNVDTGNIRVSLLKRQTHRVVVNGVWRKLPLSLGSGTVNIKSNPAAVVLGTSFGLIVSFDSTGAVHVILPSTYSDEACGLCGNFNHIREDDLRKPDGTNAQDATALAQSWQTGQSTSSCETILVPLQCDPQEEAKYTSELYCGGLLSSTGPFADCQSVLGAESYFRGCVVGMCSAHGDPAVLCETLQVYSDICEEAGVAVPMWRNSTFCPLQCAENSHYNSCADGCPEVCSGLDLTGSCGSCEEQCECDSGFKLSGGKCVPAEDCGCWYSGKHYEKGATFVEGECEQQCQCMGNNDLWCTSMQCADTEVCKVEDGVKDCFPFKPATCRVYGDPHYITFDRVPYDFQGGCSYTLTTTCGDESSVQFTVIGHNMHPPLQNFTRSKLEAVTLQVEDFFLTLNQSGEVLANNSRVQLPYVTDGTYGSMRVYMKNNYIALEADFGLRLLVDGQSRLFVQVDERYKYELCGLCGTFSEYQDDEFITPGGQNVTEPFEFGDSWRVPNQNECTVYPNEPRVCDYDEENDAYNECNTLLKDAFNPCHEIVHPNIYLNSCVYDYCATNGDQHTLCESLKSYATACQVEGVELPFWQTDTACAEPQTTSTTPTTPTSPTPDQTFCPMNCDFEKNLCGWEQLIQDSFDWTRHSGPTPSNLTGPIKDHTTGAGFYIYIEGDSVIHGDSARLMSPKCHYNGPLCLHFWYHMYGSATAMTINIYLLKDNKATKLWSMMNNQGPTWHPGNVDIRVSGPFQIIVEGIRGSDALSDVAIDDVSIHFGSCSGRFPDRVAGTELPSSNVEVLPSHPVCNLGCSFDNHLCSWNQMLTDVFDWTWQNGTTPTLMTGPSTDHTGDGHYLYIEANSATYGDTARLISSECSDSGPQCLQFWYHMYGSAHTMGLHVYLLQDRLAEGVWWKRNDQGNMWHLAQVDLTTTETFQIIFEGRRGSNDQSDVAVDDISIHRGRCADLTKPTTPAPEVPATQQPTTTSSKPQPPSTTTVTTTTTTSNPDVPMTTRTDVPTTTRPQLPITSRPIKTAATGSKTTARTHPQTSGDPEVGTPEQPVPETTARPQPSTTTQPRPHTSITQTTTTARPQPQTTESQTTNRLQTPTTTSQPQTVRPQLTTTVQPQPPTTMQPKPPTTALSESQTSTLHPSTTTAKPQPPTTTTTTPKPQNTTLLESQTTSIPEHSTTTVKPKPSTTMQSQTPDTAPSEAQTTRTHQTQTTTAKPQTQTTTAKPQTQTTTAKPQTQTTTAKPQTQTTSARPLPPTTMQPQTSTTTLPQPLTTTKTQPPTTARPQPPTETQTSSIAQQSTTGKPQPTTATPQSTTTLRPKPTTTAGPQPTTTLKPHPPTERPQTTVTPQSTTTARPKPPTTAVPTSSCPQNSHYTTCIPACSPTCRHLNGPPPCSDSDSCVPGCVCDDGFVQKWQRCVPIQECGCVDSSGNNHHFDDRWYTDHCSQKCECEKDDGIGKIDCDDQDECDGNAICLQNDEGEYYCRSTGFSECTINGDPEYRTFDKMKYDFEGEHSYVLVRTKNLPNDIPGVYIVGINTRREDDGDDSEHHDDSSSEENHSHRVRDEEEEDDGGDEDNADNDSSDSKYHDDSEEDKEHHRLQELKIIVYNHTVELRKNRELVVDGKKTKMPVSPTAGLNIRQHSSRIYLKTDFGLSVEFNGRSSAEIILPHIYKRKVGGLCGNFDSQRRNDWMKPDGTRARSVREFGESWRV
- the LOC117777935 gene encoding zonadhesin-like isoform X2 — protein: MLGGVHTDLLVTLTLLFLSQTGTLCRAENDFTLAPLPEWRTNAEYVTQCSYDRQNNQICDWTRNQQIGVDVAVSIFESGPLRLEGEACLEFWYQCPVTNNGSELRALLKSSDGQEEIWTSPVLPRNSWIQVFVPLKIVKPESRVVLESVATEGRITINKIGVRRGSCGPQCESNTELWTDESTRCLCSEGQLSCSPSPCPQGQICGPQRGGSTGISTTGTCTIHSHTDCSTFDGVLFRFMAPCTYVLAKTCSPTGALPMFSVEVVNEQNGNSSLPAIQQVNVDTGNIRVSLLKRQTHRVVVNGVWRKLPLSLGSGTVNIKSNPAAVVLGTSFGLIVSFDSTGAVHVILPSTYSDEACGLCGNFNHIREDDLRKPDGTNAQDATALAQSWQTGQSTSSCETILVPLQCDPQEEAKYTSELYCGGLLSSTGPFADCQSVLGAESYFRGCVVGMCSAHGDPAVLCETLQVYSDICEEAGVAVPMWRNSTFCPLQCAENSHYNSCADGCPEVCSGLDLTGSCGSCEEQCECDSGFKLSGGKCVPAEDCGCWYSGKHYEKGATFVEGECEQQCQCMGNNDLWCTSMQCADTEVCKVEDGVKDCFPFKPATCRVYGDPHYITFDRVPYDFQGGCSYTLTTTCGDESSVQFTVIGHNMHPPLQNFTRSKLEAVTLQVEDFFLTLNQSGEVLANNSRVQLPYVTDGTYGSMRVYMKNNYIALEADFGLRLLVDGQSRLFVQVDERYKYELCGLCGTFSEYQDDEFITPGGQNVTEPFEFGDSWRVPNQNECTVYPNEPRVCDYDEENDAYNECNTLLKDAFNPCHEIVHPNIYLNSCVYDYCATNGDQHTLCESLKSYATACQVEGVELPFWQTDTASEPQTTSTTPTTPTSPTPDQTFCPMNCDFEKNLCGWEQLIQDSFDWTRHSGPTPSNLTGPIKDHTTGAGFYIYIEGDSVIHGDSARLMSPKCHYNGPLCLHFWYHMYGSATAMTINIYLLKDNKATKLWSMMNNQGPTWHPGNVDIRVSGPFQIIVEGIRGSDALSDVAIDDVSIHFGSCSGRFPDRVAGTELPSSNVEVLPSHPVCNLGCSFDNHLCSWNQMLTDVFDWTWQNGTTPTLMTGPSTDHTGDGHYLYIEANSATYGDTARLISSECSDSGPQCLQFWYHMYGSAHTMGLHVYLLQDRLAEGVWWKRNDQGNMWHLAQVDLTTTETFQIIFEGRRGSNDQSDVAVDDISIHRGRCADLTKPTTPAPEVPATQQPTTTSSKPQPPSTTTVTTTTTTSNPDVPMTTRTDVPTTTRPQLPITSRPIKTAATGSKTTARTHPQTSGDPEVGTPEQPVPETTARPQPSTTTQPRPHTSITQTTTTARPQPQTTESQTTNRLQTPTTTSQPQTVRPQLTTTVQPQPPTTMQPKPPTTALSESQTSTLHPSTTTAKPQPPTTTTTTPKPQNTTLLESQTTSIPEHSTTTVKPKPSTTMQSQTPDTAPSEAQTTRTHQTQTTTAKPQTQTTTAKPQTQTTTAKPQTQTTTAKPQTQTTSARPLPPTTMQPQTSTTTLPQPLTTTKTQPPTTARPQPPTETQTSSIAQQSTTGKPQPTTATPQSTTTLRPKPTTTAGPQPTTTLKPHPPTERPQTTVTPQSTTTARPKPPTTAVPTSSCPQNSHYTTCIPACSPTCRHLNGPPPCSDSDSCVPGCVCDDGFVQKWQRCVPIQECGCVDSSGNNHHFDDRWYTDHCSQKCECEKDDGIGKIDCDDQDECDGNAICLQNDEGEYYCRSTGFSECTINGDPEYRTFDKMKYDFEGEHSYVLVRTKNLPNDIPGVYIVGINTRREDDGDDSEHHDDSSSEENHSHRVRDEEEEDDGGDEDNADNDSSDSKYHDDSEEDKEHHRLQELKIIVYNHTVELRKNRELVVDGKKTKMPVSPTAGLNIRQHSSRIYLKTDFGLSVEFNGRSSAEIILPHIYKRKVGGLCGNFDSQRRNDWMKPDGTRARSVREFGESWRV
- the LOC117777935 gene encoding zonadhesin-like isoform X4; this encodes MLGGVHTDLLVTLTLLFLSQTGTLCRAENDFTLAPLPEWRTNAEYVTQCSYDRQNNQICDWTRNQQIGVDVAVSIFESGPLRLEGEACLEFWYQCPVTNNGSELRALLKSSDGQEEIWTSPVLPRNSWIQVFVPLKIVKPESRVVLESVATEGRITINKIGVRRGSCGPQCESNTELWTDESTRCLCSEGQLSCSPSPCPQGQICGPQRGGSTGISTTGTCTIHSHTDCSTFDGVLFRFMAPCTYVLAKTCSPTGALPMFSVEVVNEQNGNSSLPAIQQVNVDTGNIRVSLLKRQTHRVVVNGVWRKLPLSLGSGTVNIKSNPAAVVLGTSFGLIVSFDSTGAVHVILPSTYSDEACGLCGNFNHIREDDLRKPDGTNAQDATALAQSWQTGQSTSSCETILVPLQCDPQEEAKYTSELYCGGLLSSTGPFADCQSVLGAESYFRGCVVGMCSAHGDPAVLCETLQVYSDICEEAGVAVPMWRNSTFCPLQCAENSHYNSCADGCPEVCSGLDLTGSCGSCEEQCECDSGFKLSGGKCVPAEDCGCWYSGKHYEKGATFVEGECEQQCQCMGNNDLWCTSMQCADTEVCKVEDGVKDCFPFKPATCRVYGDPHYITFDRVPYDFQGGCSYTLTTTCGDESSVQFTVIGHNMHPPLQNFTRSKLEAVTLQVEDFFLTLNQSGEVLANNSRVQLPYVTDGTYGSMRVYMKNNYIALEADFGLRLLVDGQSRLFVQVDERYKYELCGLCGTFSEYQDDEFITPGGQNVTEPFEFGDSWRVPNQNECTVYPNEPRVCDYDEENDAYNECNTLLKDAFNPCHEIVHPNIYLNSCVYDYCATNGDQHTLCESLKSYATACQVEGVELPFWQTDTACAEPQTTSTTPTTPTSPTPDQTFCPMNCDFEKNLCGWEQLIQDSFDWTRHSGPTPSNLTGPIKDHTTGAGFYIYIEGDSVIHGDSARLMSPKCHYNGPLCLHFWYHMYGSATAMTINIYLLKDNKATKLWSMMNNQGPTWHPGNVDIRVSGPFQIIVEGIRGSDALSDVAIDDVSIHFGSCSGRFPDRVAGTELPSSNVEVLPSHPVCNLGCSFDNHLCSWNQMLTDVFDWTWQNGTTPTLMTGPSTDHTGDGHYLYIEANSATYGDTARLISSECSDSGPQCLQFWYHMYGSAHTMGLHVYLLQDRLAEGVWWKRNDQGNMWHLAQVDLTTTETFQIIFEGRRGSNDQSDVAVDDISIHRGRCADLTKPTTPAPEVPATQQPTTTSSKPQPPSTTTVTTTTTTSNPDVPMTTRTDVPTTTRPQLPITSRPIKTAATGSKTTARTHPQTSGDPEVGTPEQPVPETTARPQPSTTTQPRPHTSITQTTTTARPQPQTTESQTTNRLQTPTTTSQPQTVRPQLTTTVQPQPPTTMQPKPPTTALSESQTSTLHPSTTTAKPQPPTTTTTTPKPQNTTLLESQTTRTHQTQTTTAKPQTQTTTAKPQTQTTTAKPQTQTTTAKPQTQTTSARPLPPTTMQPQTSTTTLPQPLTTTKTQPPTTARPQPPTETQTSSIAQQSTTGKPQPTTATPQSTTTLRPKPTTTAGPQPTTTLKPHPPTERPQTTVTPQSTTTARPKPPTTAVPTSSCPQNSHYTTCIPACSPTCRHLNGPPPCSDSDSCVPGCVCDDGFVQKWQRCVPIQECGCVDSSGNNHHFDDRWYTDHCSQKCECEKDDGIGKIDCDDQDECDGNAICLQNDEGEYYCRSTGFSECTINGDPEYRTFDKMKYDFEGEHSYVLVRTKNLPNDIPGVYIVGINTRREDDGDDSEHHDDSSSEENHSHRVRDEEEEDDGGDEDNADNDSSDSKYHDDSEEDKEHHRLQELKIIVYNHTVELRKNRELVVDGKKTKMPVSPTAGLNIRQHSSRIYLKTDFGLSVEFNGRSSAEIILPHIYKRKVGGLCGNFDSQRRNDWMKPDGTRARSVREFGESWRV
- the LOC117777935 gene encoding zonadhesin-like isoform X3: MLGGVHTDLLVTLTLLFLSQTGTLCRAENDFTLAPLPEWRTNAEYVTQCSYDRQNNQICDWTRNQQIGVDVAVSIFESGPLRLEGEACLEFWYQCPVTNNGSELRALLKSSDGQEEIWTSPVLPRNSWIQVFVPLKIVKPESRVVLESVATEGRITINKIGVRRGSCGPQCESNTELWTDESTRCLCSEGQLSCSPSPCPQGQICGPQRGGSTGISTTGTCTIHSHTDCSTFDGVLFRFMAPCTYVLAKTCSPTGALPMFSVEVVNEQNGNSSLPAIQQVNVDTGNIRVSLLKRQTHRVVVNGVWRKLPLSLGSGTVNIKSNPAAVVLGTSFGLIVSFDSTGAVHVILPSTYSDEACGLCGNFNHIREDDLRKPDGTNAQDATALAQSWQTGQSTSSCETILVPLQCDPQEEAKYTSELYCGGLLSSTGPFADCQSVLGAESYFRGCVVGMCSAHGDPAVLCETLQVYSDICEEAGVAVPMWRNSTFCPLQCAENSHYNSCADGCPEVCSGLDLTGSCGSCEEQCECDSGFKLSGGKCVPAEDCGCWYSGKHYEKGATFVEGECEQQCQCMGNNDLWCTSMQCADTEVCKVEDGVKDCFPFKPATCRVYGDPHYITFDRVPYDFQGGCSYTLTTTCGDESSVQFTVIGHNMHPPLQNFTRSKLEAVTLQVEDFFLTLNQSGEVLANNSRVQLPYVTDGTYGSMRVYMKNNYIALEADFGLRLLVDGQSRLFVQVDERYKYELCGLCGTFSEYQDDEFITPGGQNVTEPFEFGDSWRVPNQNECTVYPNEPRVCDYDEENDAYNECNTLLKDAFNPCHEIVHPNIYLNSCVYDYCATNGDQHTLCESLKSYATACQVEGVELPFWQTDTACVCPMNCDFEKNLCGWEQLIQDSFDWTRHSGPTPSNLTGPIKDHTTGAGFYIYIEGDSVIHGDSARLMSPKCHYNGPLCLHFWYHMYGSATAMTINIYLLKDNKATKLWSMMNNQGPTWHPGNVDIRVSGPFQIIVEGIRGSDALSDVAIDDVSIHFGSCSGRFPDRVAGTELPSSNVEVLPSHPVCNLGCSFDNHLCSWNQMLTDVFDWTWQNGTTPTLMTGPSTDHTGDGHYLYIEANSATYGDTARLISSECSDSGPQCLQFWYHMYGSAHTMGLHVYLLQDRLAEGVWWKRNDQGNMWHLAQVDLTTTETFQIIFEGRRGSNDQSDVAVDDISIHRGRCADLTKPTTPAPEVPATQQPTTTSSKPQPPSTTTVTTTTTTSNPDVPMTTRTDVPTTTRPQLPITSRPIKTAATGSKTTARTHPQTSGDPEVGTPEQPVPETTARPQPSTTTQPRPHTSITQTTTTARPQPQTTESQTTNRLQTPTTTSQPQTVRPQLTTTVQPQPPTTMQPKPPTTALSESQTSTLHPSTTTAKPQPPTTTTTTPKPQNTTLLESQTTSIPEHSTTTVKPKPSTTMQSQTPDTAPSEAQTTRTHQTQTTTAKPQTQTTTAKPQTQTTTAKPQTQTTTAKPQTQTTSARPLPPTTMQPQTSTTTLPQPLTTTKTQPPTTARPQPPTETQTSSIAQQSTTGKPQPTTATPQSTTTLRPKPTTTAGPQPTTTLKPHPPTERPQTTVTPQSTTTARPKPPTTAVPTSSCPQNSHYTTCIPACSPTCRHLNGPPPCSDSDSCVPGCVCDDGFVQKWQRCVPIQECGCVDSSGNNHHFDDRWYTDHCSQKCECEKDDGIGKIDCDDQDECDGNAICLQNDEGEYYCRSTGFSECTINGDPEYRTFDKMKYDFEGEHSYVLVRTKNLPNDIPGVYIVGINTRREDDGDDSEHHDDSSSEENHSHRVRDEEEEDDGGDEDNADNDSSDSKYHDDSEEDKEHHRLQELKIIVYNHTVELRKNRELVVDGKKTKMPVSPTAGLNIRQHSSRIYLKTDFGLSVEFNGRSSAEIILPHIYKRKVGGLCGNFDSQRRNDWMKPDGTRARSVREFGESWRV